Proteins from a single region of Microbacterium sp. zg-Y818:
- a CDS encoding TPM domain-containing protein: MIITAVAAVLLSATTLSAAATDPMQLGASRLLDQADVLTGGETSAVEDRLDGLYDATGVDLFVVLVDEFTNPSDRQEWADAVAFGNGLGQTQYLLAIATEGRQYYISADDGGPLSDSELTATEQAMRPLLGADDYSGAIELAADRFESDLEPGGSGAWLWIALGAIAIAVVVLLVVRSRRSKAAGGRAKKDDTVEQIPLPELERRAASALVATDDAVRTSEQELGFARAQFGDQATVEFQQALATAKDNLTKAFTLQQRLDDSEPDTEQQVREWNTEILRLCEQADAGLDEKAADFDELRKLEQNAPEALTRVQEERAAVAGRLDAAEAALQALHAHYAPEALATVSDNPLQARERIAFADEQLAQAARAIAAGDGGTAAVGIRAAEDAVEQAALLEDAIGRLQTDLGNAEKDAGALIADLEHDMAVAASLPDPDGQVAAAVAATRQQVDSARQNLATAAKRPLATLEALETANTRIDGVVAAVRTAQERAQRAQQMLGQQLAQAQAQVSAAEDYVSARRGAVGAQARTRLAEASAALAQAQQLAATSPEQALPLAQRSHQLAAQAIQYAQTDVGGFGGGYGGGGYGGGGGGNGMLGAVLGGIVINSLLSGGGGGRSRGGGGFGGMMGGGGSSRGRSGGGSFRPGSFGGGGTRGRRGGGRF; encoded by the coding sequence ATGATTATCACGGCCGTTGCTGCCGTGCTCCTGTCCGCCACAACGCTCAGCGCGGCGGCCACCGACCCTATGCAGCTGGGGGCGTCGCGCTTGCTCGACCAGGCCGACGTGCTCACCGGTGGCGAGACGTCCGCGGTGGAGGACCGCCTCGACGGACTCTACGACGCGACCGGGGTCGACCTCTTCGTCGTCCTCGTGGACGAGTTCACCAATCCCTCGGACCGCCAGGAGTGGGCGGATGCCGTCGCGTTCGGCAACGGCCTGGGGCAGACGCAGTACCTGCTGGCCATCGCCACAGAGGGCAGGCAGTACTACATCTCCGCCGACGACGGCGGCCCCCTCAGCGACAGCGAGCTGACCGCCACCGAACAGGCGATGCGGCCGCTGCTGGGAGCCGATGACTACAGCGGCGCCATCGAGCTCGCCGCGGACCGCTTCGAGTCCGACCTCGAGCCCGGCGGGAGCGGCGCCTGGCTGTGGATCGCCCTGGGCGCCATCGCCATCGCGGTCGTCGTCCTTCTCGTCGTGCGCTCACGCCGCTCCAAGGCCGCGGGAGGCCGCGCCAAGAAGGACGACACCGTCGAGCAGATCCCCCTCCCCGAACTGGAACGACGTGCCGCGTCGGCGCTCGTCGCCACCGATGATGCCGTCCGCACCAGCGAGCAGGAGCTCGGCTTCGCGCGCGCGCAGTTCGGCGACCAGGCCACGGTGGAGTTCCAGCAGGCCCTGGCGACGGCGAAGGACAACCTCACGAAGGCCTTCACGCTTCAGCAGCGCCTCGACGACTCCGAACCCGACACCGAGCAGCAGGTGCGGGAGTGGAACACCGAGATCTTGCGGCTGTGCGAGCAGGCGGATGCCGGACTCGACGAGAAGGCCGCCGACTTCGACGAGCTGCGCAAGCTCGAGCAGAACGCACCCGAGGCCCTCACCCGCGTGCAGGAAGAGCGCGCGGCCGTGGCCGGACGACTGGATGCCGCAGAAGCTGCGCTGCAGGCGCTGCACGCCCACTACGCGCCCGAGGCTCTGGCGACGGTCAGCGACAACCCGCTGCAGGCCAGGGAGCGCATCGCGTTCGCGGACGAGCAGCTGGCACAGGCGGCCCGTGCCATCGCCGCCGGCGACGGCGGCACCGCGGCCGTCGGCATCCGCGCAGCCGAAGACGCCGTCGAGCAGGCTGCCCTGCTGGAAGACGCCATCGGTCGGCTGCAGACCGACCTCGGCAACGCCGAGAAGGATGCCGGCGCCCTCATCGCCGACCTCGAGCACGACATGGCCGTCGCCGCCTCGCTCCCCGACCCCGACGGCCAGGTCGCCGCAGCGGTGGCGGCGACCCGCCAGCAGGTCGACTCTGCGCGGCAGAACCTCGCGACGGCGGCCAAGCGTCCGCTGGCCACCCTCGAGGCCCTCGAGACCGCCAACACCCGCATCGACGGGGTCGTCGCCGCCGTCCGCACCGCGCAGGAGCGCGCCCAGCGCGCGCAGCAGATGCTCGGACAGCAGCTCGCGCAGGCCCAGGCTCAGGTGTCGGCGGCCGAAGACTACGTGTCGGCACGCCGTGGCGCCGTCGGCGCGCAGGCCCGCACCCGGCTGGCCGAGGCGTCCGCGGCGCTCGCGCAGGCGCAGCAGCTGGCGGCGACCTCGCCCGAGCAGGCACTTCCCCTGGCCCAGCGCTCGCACCAGCTGGCCGCGCAGGCCATCCAGTACGCCCAGACCGACGTCGGCGGCTTCGGCGGCGGCTACGGCGGCGGGGGTTACGGCGGCGGCGGAGGCGGCAACGGCATGCTGGGGGCCGTGCTCGGCGGCATCGTCATCAACTCGCTGCTCAGCGGCGGCGGAGGTGGCCGCTCACGGGGCGGCGGCGGCTTCGGCGGCATGATGGGCGGCGGCGGCAGCAGCCGCGGTCGCAGCGGTG
- a CDS encoding DUF3097 domain-containing protein, with protein sequence MDHDRYGSDVLASGWRNAGRREIPNVPAARDLVVEVAGDGFCGAVTGVQAGLVELEDRVGRRRQFPLGGGFLIDGDPVRLVVPTAGPKPRMRTASGSFAAPQERARVARASRILVEGRHDAELVEKVWGADLRVEGVVVEYLEGIDLLEETLRDEPPGPGRRYGVLVDHLVPGSKEQRIADAVARGPHGAHVLVVGHPHVDVWECVLPRAVGIPAWPTVPRGTDWKTGVCRALGWPAEEQADTARAWQRILGSVHTFRDLDPSLLGPVERLIDFVTQDD encoded by the coding sequence ATGGACCACGACCGATACGGCAGCGACGTGCTCGCGTCGGGCTGGCGCAACGCCGGACGACGCGAGATCCCGAACGTGCCGGCGGCACGCGACCTCGTCGTCGAGGTGGCCGGCGACGGCTTCTGCGGCGCCGTCACCGGCGTGCAGGCGGGACTGGTCGAGCTCGAGGACCGCGTCGGCCGGCGCCGGCAGTTCCCGCTGGGCGGCGGCTTCCTGATCGACGGCGACCCCGTGCGACTCGTCGTGCCGACGGCCGGGCCGAAACCGCGCATGCGCACCGCTTCCGGGTCGTTCGCCGCCCCGCAGGAGCGCGCCCGGGTCGCGCGCGCCAGCCGCATCCTCGTCGAGGGGCGCCACGACGCCGAGCTCGTGGAGAAGGTCTGGGGAGCGGACCTGCGCGTCGAAGGGGTGGTCGTGGAGTACCTCGAGGGCATCGATCTGCTCGAAGAGACGCTGCGTGACGAGCCGCCGGGACCCGGTCGCCGGTACGGCGTGCTCGTGGACCACCTCGTGCCCGGCTCGAAGGAGCAGCGCATCGCGGATGCCGTCGCGCGCGGCCCGCACGGTGCGCACGTGCTGGTGGTCGGGCACCCCCACGTGGACGTCTGGGAGTGCGTGCTGCCGCGCGCCGTCGGCATCCCGGCGTGGCCCACGGTTCCCCGCGGCACCGACTGGAAGACCGGGGTGTGCCGGGCGCTCGGATGGCCCGCGGAGGAGCAGGCCGACACCGCGAGGGCGTGGCAGCGGATTCTCGGGAGCGTCCACACCTTCCGCGACCTCGACCCGAGTCTGCTCGGGCCGGTGGAGCGGCTCATCGACTTCGTCACCCAGGACGACTGA